Genomic DNA from Triticum dicoccoides isolate Atlit2015 ecotype Zavitan chromosome 4B, WEW_v2.0, whole genome shotgun sequence:
caatcggtacgttacttgcccgagattcgatcgtcggtatcccaatacctcgttcaatctcgttacctgcaagtcactttacttgtactgtaatgcatgatcctgtgaccaaacacttggtcacattgagctcattatgatgatgcattaccgagtgggcccagagatacctctccatcatacggagtgacaaatcccagtctcgatccgtgtcaacccaacagatactttcggggatacccgtagtatacctttatagtcacccagttacgttgtgacgtttggtacacccaaagcactcctatggtatccgggagttacacgatctcatggtctaaggaaatgatacttgacattggaaaagctctagcaaacgaactacacgatcttgtgctatgcttaggattgggtcttgtccatcacatcattctcctaatgatgtgatcccgttatcaatgacatccaatgcccatagtcaggaaaccatgactatctattgatcaacgagctagtcaactagaggcttactagggacatgttgtgttctctgtattcacacatgtattacgatttctggataacacaattatagcatgaagaatagacaattatcatgaacaaggaaatataataataatcattttattattgcctctagggcatatttccaacagtctcccacttgcactagagtcaataatctagttacattatgatgaatcgaaaacccatagagttctggtgttgatcatgttttgctcgcggaagaggtttagtcaacggatctgcgacattcagatccgtatgactttgcaaatatctatgtctccatcttgaacattttcatgaatggagttgaagcgacgcttgatgtgcctggtcctcttgtgaaacctgggctccttggcaagggcaatagctccagtgttgtcacagaagagagtgatcggccccgacgcattgggtatgactcctaggtcggtgatgaactccttcatccatattgcttcatgcgctgcctccgaggctgccatgtactccgcttcacatgtagatcccgccatgacgctctgcttgcaactgcaccagcttagtgcccctccattcaaaatatacacgtatccggtttgtgacttagagtcatccagatctgtgtcgaagctagcgtcgacgtaaccctttacgacgagctcttcgtcacctccataaacgagaaacatatccttagtcctcttcaggtacttcaggatattcttgaccgctgtccagtgttccttgccgggatgactttggtaccttcctaacatcaggtgtggtacacagcatggcatacataatagaccctatggctgaggcataggggatgacactcatctcttctatatcttctgccatggtcgggcattgagccgagctcaatctcataccttgcaatacaggcaagaaccctttcttggactgatccatattgaacttcttcaatatcttatcaaggtatgtgctttgtgaaagacctatgaggcgtctcgatctatccctatagatcttgatgcctaatatgtaagcagcttctccaaggtccttcattgaaaaacacttattcaagtaggccttaatgctgtccaaaagttctatatcatttgccatcaaaagtatgtcatccacatataatatgagaaatgctacagagctcccactcactttcttgtaaacgcaggcttctccataagtctgcataaacccaaacgctttgatcatctcatcaaagcgaatgttccaactccgagatccttgcaccagcccataaatggatcgctggagcttgcgtaccttgttagcattctcaggatcgacaaaaccttccggctgcatcatatacagttcttccttaagatagccgttaaggaatgccgttttgacgtccatttgccatatctcataatcatagtatgcggcaattgctaatatgattcggacggacttcagcttcgctaagggagagaaagtctcatcgtagtcaaccccttgaacttgtcgataacccttagcaacaagtcgagctttatagatggtaacattaccatccgcgtccatcttcttcttaaagatccatttgttttctatcgctcgccgatcatcgggcaagtctgtcaaagtccacactttgttttcatacatggatcctatctcggattgcatggcttcaagccatttgttggaatctgggcccgccatcgcttcttcatagttcgaaggttcaccgttgtctaacaacatgatttccaggacagggttgccataccactctggtgtggaacgtgtccttgtggacctacgaagtttagtagcaacttgatccgaagtaccttgatcatcatcattaatttcctctccagttggtgtaggcaccacaggaacatcttcgtgAGCTgctctactttccggttcaagaggtagtacttcatcgagttgtactttcctcccacttacttctttcgagagaaactctttctccagaaaagacccgttcttggaaacaaagatcttgccttcggatctaaggtagaaggtatacccaatggtttacttagggtatcctatgaagacgcatttttccgacttgggttcgagcttttctggttgaagtttcttgacataagcatcgcatccccaaacttttagaaacgacagcttaggtttctttccaaaccataattcatacggtgtcgtctcaacgtatttagacggtgccctatttaaagtgaatgtagctgtctctagagcgtatcccaaaatgatagaggtaaatcggtaagagacatcatagaccgcatcatatccaataaagtgcgattacgacgttcggacacaccgttacgctgaggtgttccgggcggcgtgagttgtgaaacgattccacatttccttaagtgcataccaaattcgtgacttaaatattctcctccatgatctgatcgtaagaactttattttttggtcacgttgattctctacctcattctgaaattccttgaacttttcaaaggtctcagacttgtgtttcatcaagtagacatacccatatctacttaagtcatcagtgagagtgagaacataacgatagcctctgcgagcctcaacgctcattggaccgcacacatcagtatgtatgatttccaataagttggttgctcgctccattgttccggagaacggagtcttggtcattttgcccatgaggcatggttcgcatgtgtcaaatgattcataatcgagagactctaaaagtccatcagcatggagcttcttcatgcgcttgacaccaatgtgaccaaggaggcagtgccacaactatgtgggactatcgttatcaaccttacatcttttggtattcacactatgaatatatgtaacatcacattcgagattcattaagaataaaccattgaccagcggggcatgaccataaaacatatctctcatataaatagaacaaccattattctcggatttaaatgagtagccatctcgcattaaatgagatcccgatacaatgttcatgctcaaagctggcactaaataacaattgttgaggtttaaaactaatcccgtaggtaaatgtagaggtagtgtgctgaaggtgatcacatcgaccttggaaccattcccgacgcgcatcgtcacctcgtccttcgccagcctctgcttattccacagctcctgctttgagttacaaatatgagcaaccgcaccggtatcaaatacccgggagctactacgagtactggtaaggtacacatcaattacatgtatatcacatatacctttagtgttgccgaccttcttgtccgctaagtatttggggcagttccgcttccagtgacccttccctttgcaataaaagcactcagtctcaggcttgggtccattctttggcttcttcccggcaactggtttatCGGGCGcgtcaacttccttgccgtccttcttgaagttcttcttacccttgcctttcttgaacttagtggttttattgaccatcaacacttgatgttcctttttgatttccacctccgctgatttcagcattgaaaatacttcaggaatagttttcaccatcccctgcatattgtagttcatcacaaagctcttgtagctaggtgggagcgactgaaggattctgtcaatgatcgcctcgtccgggaggttaatgtccagctgggacaagcggttgtgcaacccagacattttgagtatgtgctcactgacagaactattttcctccatcttacaactgtagaacttgtcggagacttcatatctctcgacccgggcatgagcttggaaaaccattttcagctcctcgaacatctcatatgctccgtgttgctcaaaacgcttttggagccccggttctaagctgtaaagcatgccgcactgaacgagggagtaatcatcagcacgtgactcccaagcgttcataacgtcttggttctctgggatgggtgcttcacctagcggtccttctaggacatatgctttcttggcagctatgaggatgatcctcaggttccggacccagtccatatagttgctgccatcatctttcagcttggttttctctaggaacgcgttgaagttgaggttgacatgagcgttggccatttgatctacaagacatttttgcaaaggtttttagactaagtttatgataattaagttcatctaatcaaattatttaatgaactcccacttagattagacatccctctagtcatctaagtgatacatgatccgagtcaactaggccgtgtccgatcatcacgtgagacggactagtcatcatcggtgaatatctccatgttgattgtatcttccatacgactcatgttcgacctttcggtctcttgtgttccgaggccatgtttgtacatgctaggctcgtcaagttaacctaagtgtttatgcatgtgtaaatctgtcttacacccgttgtatgtgaacgttagaatctatcacacccgatcatcacgtggtgcttcgaaacaacgaactttcgcaacggcgcacaattaggggggaacactttcttgaaattattatgagggatcatcttatttactaccatcgttttaagcaaataagatgcaaaaaacatgataaacgtcacatgcaatcaaatagtgacatgatatggccaacatcatatagctcctttgatctccatcttcggggcgccatgatcatcttggtcaccggcatgacaccataatctccatcatcatgatctccatcatcatgtctccatgaagttgctcgccaactattacttctactactatggctaatggtttagcaataaagtaaagtaattacatggcgtttaatcattgacacgcaggtcatacaataattaagacaactcctatggctcctgccggttttcatactcatcgacatgtaagtcgtgattcctattacaagaacatgatctcatacatcacatatatatcattcatcacaacttttgaccatatcacatcacaaggcataagctgcaaaaacaagttatacgtcctctaattgttgttgcatgttttacgtggctgcaatagggttctaacaagaacgttttcttacctacgtgaaagccacaacgtgatatgccaatttctatttacccttcataaggacccttttcatcgaatccgctccgactaaagtgggagagacaaacacccgctagccaccttatgcaactagtgcatgtcagacggtggaacctgtctcacgtaagcgtacgtgtaaggtcagtccgggccgcttcattccacgatgccgccgaagcaaaatatgactagtagtggcaagaaaattgacaacatctacgcccagaacaaatttgtgttctactcgtgcaaagaaactacgcatagacctagctcatgatgccactgttggggaacattgcagaaaataaaaaaaattgtacgcttcaccaagatcaatctatggagttcatctagcaacgagagagaagagtgcatctacatacccttgtagatcgcgagcggaagcgttcaagagaacggggttgagggagtcgtactcgtcgtgatgcaaatcaccgatgatcctagtgctgaacggacagcacctccgcgttcaacacacgtacggttggggaagacgtctcctccttcttgatccagcaagggtgaaggagaggttgatggagatccagcagcacgacggcgtggtggtggatgtagcagcgatctcggcagggcttcgccaagctctacgagagggagaggtgttgcagagggagagggaggcgccaggagctggggtgcgcagccctccctcccccctatttatatagggcccctaggggggcgccggccctaggagatccaatctccaagggggggcggcgaccaagggggtggcttgccccccaagccaagtggggcgccccccacccctagggtttccaaccctaggcgcagggggaggcccaaggggggcgcaccagcccaccaggggctggttccctccccacttcagcccatggggccctccgggataggtggccccacccggtggaccctcgggacccttccgatggtcccggtacaataccggtgacccccgaaactttcccgatggccgaacctggacttcctatatataattctttacctccggaccattccggaactccttgtgacgtccgggatctcatccgggactctgaacaactttcgggttactgcatactaatatctctacaaccctagcgtcaccgaaccttaagtgtgtagaccctacgggttcgggagacatgcagacatgaccgagacgactctccgtcaataaccaacagcgggatctagatacccatgttggctcccacatgttccacgatgatctcatcggatgaaccacgatgtcgaggattcgagtaaccccgtatacaattccctctgtcaatcggtatgttacttgcccgaggttcgatcgtcggtatcccaatacctcgttaaatctcgttaccggcaagtcactttactcgtaccgtatgcATGATtccgtgatcaaacacttggtcacattgagctcattatgatgatgcattaccgagtgggctcagagatacctctccgtcatacggagtgacaaatcccagtctcgatccgtgtcaagccaacagatacttttggggatacccatagtatacctttatagtcacccagttacgttgtgacgtttggtacacccaaagcactcctacggtatccgggagttacacgatctcatggtctaaggaaaagatacttgacattggaaaaattctagcaaacgaactacacgatcttgtgctatgcttaggattgggtcttgtccatcacatcattctcctaatgatgtgatcccgttatcaatgacatccaatgcccatagtcaggaaaccatgactatctattgatcaacaagctagtcaactagaggcttactagggacatgttgtggtctatgtattcacacatgtattacgatttctggataacacaattatagcatgaataatagacaattatcatgaacaagaaaatataataataatcattttattattgcctctagggcatatttccaacagcgagtTCCACGGGGAAAAATTTGGTCATGactggggctagagggatggccggtgacgGCTATAGCACGGCGGTGGGCCGCggttgaggggagggcggggcTAGCGATCTAGCCGGTTGTCTATGAggatgtttggggaagatggtgtcgGGAGAAACAAGAAAACATGCAGCTGTGTGATCTGGTTTTGAGAAAACGGTTGAAGAAAAAAGATGGTTCGCGGTCGTTGGATCCGAGACCAGGGGCAGAGAATGAGTCAACTGACCCAATTTGGGATTTCATGCAACTGGCAGCCCGTCCCTAAGTTTATCAATTTCAAGCGTGTAGTAGTAGGTTGTTTACTCACCTATTTTGTGACCAAATTTATGGTGATAAAGCTTGGATCCAAGTTTATTAGTCTTTTTCCTATTTTATATCAGATtttaaccataaatttaactaaaagaGTGTTAatacatgtcaacaaaaattatacaaAACTACTATACAGACGACAGACGACAGTCCCTACACGACACTGGAACGACAACCAAATCAGCCGTCTGCTTCACTTCAGTGTTGTGCATGGACGAGCTGATCTGCATTGTCGTTCACATATCGTCCACCACCCATCGTGTGTATAGCAGCGctgaaaattatatcgttggatttatatttgaacatagttttcaatgacatTATTTTTGCTATGTATacttatattttattttattttgacgaAAAGGGGTTTCCCCCCACCCCAACTTTATAGAAGCCAAGGCAAAACAACCAGGCACAGACTGTTAAACAGCGCTCGACGACAGAGAGTAGCTGCCGCAGATATAAAAGGGTTTAAAGGACTGCCCTATTACAAGCTCTAGAATAGTTCAAACCAAATGGCTTAACAGCGATTACAGCCGAGCGACGTCACATCGGGGAAGAAGCACTAAGATCTCCATGCAATCCTAAGCAATTCTCCTCTTCGGTGGTCCAAAAGCCTTAAGCACCGGAGAAGTAGCGCACCCTGAGCTTCTGAACATAACACTTTCCATTTCTTGATCGTCGCCCCCAACAGGTCCAAGACACACCGCATACTTCGCCATCTTCGCCCCTGGAAAACAAAATCATTTCGAAGACGCCATAAGCTCCACAAGGCAGCAGCAGAAACAATATTCaaggcttcataatgttttcttctCCTCCAGAAGGAAGTTAATTGATCAAAAGAGTTAGGAGCATCAATCACAAAGATGTCAGCAATTAAATTCCAGACAGATTCAGCAACAATGCAGCCAAAAAACAAATGTTGGATAGTTTcgggttcacagcaaaagacacagGACATGTCCTCGACATGCCTACGCTTAGCTAAGTTATCTCTGGTTAACTTTTGTTGTAATAAACCAGTCAAAGAAAAACATGTATATTCGGTGGAACCTTGATTTTCCATATATCATCTCTAATGACAGAAGGAATCCCTCCAAAGTTAATTAGCTTATAGAAGGACTTGACAGAGTACTTGTTAGAAGAATCCAACATCCAGAGAGGTTGGTCCGGAGAGTCAGACAAACAGATTGTCTCAACAATCTCGGTGAGTTCCTCCCATCTTGCCAAAGTATCTTCTGTGACACAccttatattttattagttaaaatcaTGATTAAAATATAAACCTAAATAAAAAAGattaataaactaggacggaggtagcacTTTATTATCCTTCACATTCTCAGAGCGAACTCCGAGGTGCCCCTACGACATAGAGAGACGAGGTCCTGCACGTATGAGTAAAATCTGTTTTCTAAGCAAATATGTGTTCTCCTTCAGTCCTACCGGGCCTGCCAGATACTGAAAACTTGGTCAAGCCAAAAATGTCCTCAACTGGCTTCCATTTGTACAGCTCCCATACAATCCAAATTAGCATGAAGCCATTTCTCCTGTCCTCCCTTCTTCAGTAGCTCGCACTCTGATCCTTGACAGACTCCACCTTATAAATACCCCAACACGGCCAAACCTCAAATGTAGCAGCCTCGCCCTCGCACCTATACTAGCGAACCACAGCAGCTGATCGGCAACCAGGAACCAGCAAACCTTAATATTTCCTACATGGCGATGAAGCGCAAGTTGTCCCCCACAGAGGCTGACCTCGCCTCGGACGACCACCACAAGGCCGACACCTCCAGCTTCACAACGGCGTCAGGGCCGGAACCATGGGCAGCGACGGTCGGCGCCGTGGCGGCTGCACAGCGGGCTCGGAAGCGCTTCGTGGGCGTGCGGCAGCGGCCGTCGGGGCGGTGGGTGGCGGAGATCAAGGACACCATCCAGAAGATCCGTGTGTggctcggcaccttcgacaccgctgaggaggcggcccgcgcctacGACGAGGCCGCGTGCCTCCTCCGCGGCTCCAACACCCGCACCAACTTCTGGCCCCGCGCAGCCGCCCCCGCGGCCACCTCGGACGGCGGAGCAGGGTTGACCGAGAACCATGGCCACCTCCACCACCACACGCCGCCGTCATCGGCTCTCCCCTCCAAGGtcgccaacctcctcctcctccgcctcaagAGAGCGCGCAGCATCAGCGACGAACACATTAGTGCAAGTGCCACTGCGCAAGGAGCACTTGGGCAGCAGGAGCAACAGCAAGAGGAGTACGGTGCCGGCAGCTTCCACGTCGACGACTTCCTCAGCTACGACTCGAACGTCGACGAGCATGGCGTCGTGAAATACGAGGAGGACTCCCATTGCTCTCGAGACGCGGAGGATGACGAAGAGGATGtgtccgaggaggaggaagaagcgcCCTTGGACTTCGGGTTCATGGACGCGCACCCGTCGCCGCCAGGGGACGTCGGCCACGCGGGGCTTTTCTCACCGTTCGAGATGATGGCGGCGGAGATCGGCGGCGCAGTGGAGGCGGAGACAGAGGCTTCGGAGTACGGCGGTGGCGAGAACGAGAACTCGATGGCAATCCACGAGGTGATGAAGAGAATGAAGTACGAGCGGAAGATCTCTGCCTCGCTCTACGCGCTCAGCGGCTTGTCCGAGTGCCTTCGCCTGCGCTTAGGCAACAACTCCGGCGCCGTCGGTCACGGGCTGGCGCTCTCCGGTCTCAGGGATGCGTGCATGAAGAAGCGGCAGGAACAGAATCAAGAAGCAGTGGTAGATTGCGTTGAGGGGGGCCACGAGGAAAGCTCAAGCAGCAACAGCAGCTCGTCGTCTGAGGTAGCGAGCTGTTCGCTGGAGGCGGTGATCTCGTCGCCGAACGCCGATGCCGTCGACAGCGATGTGGTGATGTGGAGCTCCCTTGATCTGGCTCCCATCTGCTTCATGTCATAATTTCTTCCCTATATATTAATCGTGAAAATTTCCCCTATGTTTTTAAACGTTTGCACTTGTGACGATTTAAATCACTAGTAGGACCCTGTTTCGGTAATCCACCAACTTCCGAAATCTGCGGGGGTGACTGCTTTTTTTTTCGTGAATACGCAAGCTGCAtatcttttcattgatagaagGAAAATAAAAGCATTTACATCGCTTACAAGGCCATGTACGCACAAATCATGATGTAGGAGCAAACTAGAACAAGGGGTTTGCTCAGCCCCAAACACCTAAACTAGCAACTACGCGCCGGGGATGATGTTGTGTAGCCCTTTGGCGCCCGCCTTGGCCCATAAACGCGCCTCGTCCTTGATGGAGTTGGTGATGAAGGTGAGCGATGG
This window encodes:
- the LOC119293371 gene encoding uncharacterized protein LOC119293371 — protein: MAMKRKLSPTEADLASDDHHKADTSSFTTASGPEPWAATVGAVAAAQRARKRFVGVRQRPSGRWVAEIKDTIQKIRVWLGTFDTAEEAARAYDEAACLLRGSNTRTNFWPRAAAPAATSDGGAGLTENHGHLHHHTPPSSALPSKVANLLLLRLKRARSISDEHISASATAQGALGQQEQQQEEYGAGSFHVDDFLSYDSNVDEHGVVKYEEDSHCSRDAEDDEEDVSEEEEEAPLDFGFMDAHPSPPGDVGHAGLFSPFEMMAAEIGGAVEAETEASEYGGGENENSMAIHEVMKRMKYERKISASLYALSGLSECLRLRLGNNSGAVGHGLALSGLRDACMKKRQEQNQEAVVDCVEGGHEESSSSNSSSSSEVASCSLEAVISSPNADAVDSDVVMWSSLDLAPICFMS